A genome region from Alkalimarinus coralli includes the following:
- a CDS encoding lysozyme, translated as MRHITQDGIDLIKRFEGFSSTVYICPAGYPTIGYGHLVRSGESFNEISETEAEELLRKDVETAERAVLRLVNVPLTDGQFDALVSFTFNLGAGAFQRSTLRRKVNRRAHTEVPAQMMRWVWAGGRKLNGLIRRRGAESNLYVYS; from the coding sequence ATGCGCCACATTACTCAAGATGGCATCGACTTAATCAAGCGTTTCGAGGGCTTTAGCTCAACGGTTTATATCTGCCCAGCCGGTTACCCAACCATCGGCTATGGGCACTTGGTCCGTTCGGGCGAATCTTTTAATGAGATCAGTGAGACTGAAGCCGAAGAACTATTGCGCAAGGACGTTGAGACAGCTGAGCGAGCGGTCCTGCGTTTGGTGAACGTCCCATTAACAGATGGCCAGTTTGATGCGTTGGTTTCATTTACCTTCAATCTGGGGGCCGGGGCTTTTCAGCGTTCAACCCTTCGGAGAAAGGTGAATCGCCGAGCTCATACCGAGGTGCCAGCGCAAATGATGCGCTGGGTGTGGGCTGGTGGGCGGAAGTTGAACGGATTGATTAGGCGTCGCGGTGCTGAATCAAATCTGTATGTCTATAGCTAA
- a CDS encoding ATP-binding protein, with translation MSLKPWREIARPHKDVLEGTFKQSEFAADISQVASGTATVEYQDAEKFFSRTFITEGMRLLLMSVAQRLAGQGGDPVIQLQTAFGGGKTHTMLAVLHLASRQVSTDKLEGIPPLLDEAGIHDLPSAKVAVIDGIKLSPSQPQQHDNIAANTLWGELAWQLLGDEGYAMVAQSDADGTSPGKEVVRQLVEKAAPCVILIDELVAFVRQLEVGKQFKAGTFDSNISFIQALTEAMKAVPNAILLASLPESELEVGGTMGQRALESLEKYFARVESVWKPVASTEAFEIVRRRLFESAGERAEVEGISRQFSDFYRTNSDKFPLETQSNVYFERLCQSYPIHPEVFDRLYEDWSTLDKFQRTRGVLQYMAIVIHRLWNSDNKDALIMPGSIALDDSNVRNKSIHYLPQGWEPVLEKEVDGPRSEPANIDGHDTRFGSVQAARRAMRTIFLGSAPSNAEQGVKGLNQEHILLGCAQPGQTIGVFEDVLKRLRDRLHYLYSEQDRYYLDTRPNLRREMESRKQNINEPQELHPLLKERVGRVFGRNHCFGGIHVFTPSVDVPDDYAPGPRLVVLPPNAAYSRGDARQAYEAAEEILRNRGDQPRQKQNRLIFFAADYDVVSRLKDAGRTYLAWKSIVSDVADGKLDLTVSLSKQAKRNADTAEQSLHQIVRETYKWIICPVEEFSKGKPQLVWESVSVSPAAQNLISEIENKLKEEEWLISEWSPIHLRNTLQQWYLKDGVTEVGALKVWQDSCHYLYLPRLVNDHVFKNAITSGLDSEDYFGFASGKDGDRYLGFVFGRGSMSILDDSSLLIEREAAADYRERTKPAPQPEPTPPTGGQPTPTPTGGTGPTGGSQPQPTPGGTTPTPVQTAAKRQFYGNIELDPVKAKMDFATIVDEVVQQFTAKLGVEVSISVEIQARSKDGFDEALQRTIKENCNVLRFSSSEFEEE, from the coding sequence ATGAGTTTAAAACCATGGCGTGAAATTGCCCGCCCTCACAAAGATGTACTAGAAGGCACTTTCAAGCAATCTGAATTTGCGGCTGATATTTCGCAAGTCGCTTCAGGGACTGCGACAGTCGAATATCAAGATGCGGAAAAGTTCTTCTCCCGTACCTTTATTACTGAAGGCATGCGCTTATTGTTAATGTCGGTTGCGCAGCGCTTAGCAGGCCAAGGTGGTGACCCGGTCATTCAACTGCAAACCGCATTTGGTGGTGGTAAAACCCATACCATGTTAGCGGTTTTACATTTGGCCTCTCGCCAAGTCAGTACCGATAAGCTTGAAGGTATTCCACCGCTATTGGATGAAGCGGGCATCCATGACTTACCCAGTGCAAAAGTAGCAGTCATAGATGGCATTAAGCTTTCTCCAAGCCAACCACAACAGCATGACAATATTGCGGCGAACACGCTGTGGGGTGAATTAGCTTGGCAGCTACTCGGCGATGAAGGTTACGCCATGGTTGCCCAGAGCGATGCCGATGGTACATCACCGGGTAAAGAAGTGGTGCGGCAGCTGGTTGAGAAAGCAGCGCCTTGTGTCATCCTCATTGACGAGCTCGTGGCCTTTGTTCGCCAATTAGAAGTGGGCAAACAATTTAAAGCCGGTACTTTCGACAGCAACATTTCATTTATTCAGGCGCTCACCGAAGCCATGAAAGCGGTCCCCAACGCGATTCTATTGGCCTCGTTACCGGAGTCTGAATTAGAAGTGGGTGGCACCATGGGCCAACGTGCTCTGGAATCGCTGGAAAAATACTTTGCACGTGTTGAATCGGTTTGGAAACCTGTCGCCAGCACTGAAGCCTTTGAAATTGTACGCCGCCGTTTGTTTGAATCGGCTGGAGAACGTGCCGAAGTAGAAGGGATTAGCCGACAGTTCTCTGATTTCTATCGCACCAATAGTGACAAGTTCCCGCTGGAAACACAGTCGAATGTGTATTTTGAGCGACTTTGCCAGTCTTACCCCATTCACCCAGAAGTATTCGACCGCTTATATGAAGACTGGTCGACCTTGGATAAATTCCAGCGCACACGTGGCGTGTTGCAGTACATGGCAATTGTGATTCACCGCCTTTGGAATTCAGATAACAAAGACGCGTTGATTATGCCGGGCTCCATTGCCTTGGACGACAGCAATGTACGCAATAAGAGCATTCACTACTTACCTCAAGGTTGGGAGCCGGTACTGGAAAAAGAAGTGGATGGCCCACGTTCAGAGCCCGCTAATATTGATGGCCACGATACCCGTTTTGGTAGCGTACAGGCTGCCCGCCGCGCAATGCGCACCATCTTTTTAGGCAGTGCCCCTTCGAATGCGGAACAAGGTGTTAAAGGCTTAAACCAGGAACACATTTTATTAGGCTGTGCCCAGCCTGGGCAAACCATCGGTGTGTTTGAAGATGTGCTTAAGCGCTTACGAGATCGTTTGCATTATTTATATTCAGAGCAAGATCGTTACTACCTGGACACACGGCCAAACCTACGCCGTGAAATGGAAAGCCGAAAGCAAAATATTAATGAACCCCAAGAGCTGCACCCATTATTGAAAGAGCGTGTAGGAAGGGTATTTGGTAGAAACCATTGTTTTGGCGGGATTCATGTTTTCACCCCTTCGGTAGACGTACCTGACGACTATGCGCCAGGCCCACGCTTAGTAGTGCTGCCACCAAATGCTGCATACAGCCGTGGTGATGCCAGACAAGCCTATGAAGCCGCTGAGGAGATACTGCGCAATCGCGGCGACCAACCAAGGCAAAAGCAAAACCGATTGATTTTCTTTGCTGCCGATTATGATGTGGTTAGCCGTTTAAAAGATGCGGGTAGAACTTATCTTGCGTGGAAGAGCATCGTGTCTGATGTGGCTGATGGGAAATTGGACCTAACGGTATCACTGTCTAAACAGGCTAAGCGCAACGCAGATACTGCCGAGCAAAGCTTACATCAAATCGTGCGTGAAACTTATAAGTGGATAATCTGCCCGGTTGAAGAATTTTCTAAAGGTAAGCCTCAGCTTGTATGGGAGTCTGTATCAGTATCTCCGGCGGCACAAAACTTAATTTCTGAAATAGAAAATAAGCTAAAGGAAGAAGAGTGGCTGATTTCTGAATGGAGCCCTATTCATCTGCGTAACACACTTCAACAGTGGTATCTGAAAGATGGCGTAACCGAGGTAGGCGCGTTAAAGGTTTGGCAAGACAGCTGCCACTACTTATACCTGCCTCGCCTTGTAAATGACCACGTTTTCAAAAATGCGATTACTTCGGGCTTAGACAGCGAAGATTATTTTGGCTTTGCTTCGGGTAAAGATGGTGACCGTTATCTAGGTTTCGTATTTGGCCGTGGCTCTATGTCTATATTGGATGACTCTTCATTGTTAATCGAGCGTGAAGCAGCGGCTGATTATCGTGAGCGAACAAAACCAGCACCACAGCCTGAGCCCACACCACCAACTGGGGGGCAACCAACACCTACTCCGACTGGTGGAACAGGCCCGACTGGAGGGTCACAGCCTCAACCAACACCTGGCGGCACGACGCCTACACCAGTTCAAACGGCAGCTAAGAGACAGTTCTACGGCAATATAGAACTCGACCCAGTGAAAGCAAAAATGGACTTCGCCACCATTGTTGATGAGGTGGTGCAGCAATTCACCGCGAAGTTAGGCGTGGAAGTGTCGATCTCTGTCGAGATTCAAGCTCGCTCAAAGGATGGGTTTGATGAAGCGCTTCAACGCACCATCAAAGAGAACTGTAATGTGCTGCGGTTCAGCAGTTCGGAGTTTGAAGAGGAATAG
- a CDS encoding nucleotidyltransferase: MATTVIEAFNKFLADQVNLCDDETKIARASRDWLVGQICNFPSKVDHFPQVYTEKNIFFGSFARSTKKRPLDDIDIMICLNAQGSTYFEGLLGGISISVPEQSTQLRRLCNDGTDTLNSIKVVNKIVSALNNVPQYASADTKRNQEAAILSLTSYDWSYDIVPCFFTSPDTYGNSFYLIPDGSGSWKKTNPILDQNRTQAINANHNGNVLNVIRIMKYWNKRPTMPSMSSYLLEVMILNYYSTRSDAASEFVDLELPKIFEYVWLNVTNDVSDPKGIQGNINSLTQDERSKISTRAWADKNKAIEARQFESDKDHRSSIKKWGDIFGSNFPDYG, from the coding sequence GTGGCCACAACGGTAATAGAAGCTTTTAACAAATTTCTGGCCGATCAGGTGAATTTGTGTGATGACGAAACCAAGATAGCCAGAGCTAGCCGTGATTGGCTGGTTGGGCAAATCTGTAATTTTCCATCAAAGGTCGATCACTTTCCTCAAGTGTATACGGAGAAAAATATTTTCTTTGGTTCATTTGCTCGAAGTACAAAGAAGAGACCCCTTGATGACATTGACATCATGATTTGTCTAAACGCTCAAGGCTCAACTTATTTCGAAGGACTATTAGGTGGCATTTCAATATCTGTTCCTGAACAATCAACACAGCTTCGGCGTCTATGTAACGATGGAACAGATACTCTCAACTCAATCAAGGTTGTAAATAAAATCGTCTCTGCCCTGAATAATGTTCCTCAATATGCAAGTGCAGACACTAAACGAAATCAAGAGGCCGCTATATTGTCTCTGACAAGTTATGACTGGAGCTATGACATTGTTCCCTGTTTTTTCACTTCGCCAGACACATATGGAAATTCATTCTATTTAATTCCTGACGGAAGCGGGTCATGGAAAAAGACCAACCCGATACTCGATCAAAATCGGACGCAAGCAATAAATGCAAACCATAATGGCAACGTACTTAACGTGATCCGGATAATGAAATACTGGAACAAACGGCCAACGATGCCATCAATGAGTTCCTATCTTCTTGAGGTAATGATCTTAAATTATTATTCGACGAGATCTGATGCTGCAAGTGAATTTGTAGACTTGGAGCTTCCTAAGATATTCGAATATGTCTGGCTAAACGTGACTAACGATGTGTCAGACCCGAAAGGTATTCAAGGCAATATCAATTCCCTAACGCAAGACGAACGAAGCAAAATATCCACCCGAGCATGGGCTGATAAAAACAAAGCTATTGAAGCACGACAATTTGAGTCCGACAAGGATCACCGCAGCTCTATTAAAAAATGGGGTGATATCTTTGGCAGCAACTTCCCGGATTATGGATAA
- a CDS encoding DUF6127 family protein, translating into MAPAKEKESGMVVMPKDEFESLLNNAAERGAERVLAHLGLENGHAARDIRELRDLLDAWRDARRTAWQTVIKVATTGILAAFILGVAIKLKQP; encoded by the coding sequence ATGGCGCCTGCCAAAGAAAAAGAGAGCGGCATGGTCGTCATGCCAAAAGACGAATTTGAGAGCCTTTTAAATAACGCTGCCGAGCGAGGGGCGGAACGTGTATTGGCACACCTGGGTTTAGAAAACGGTCATGCCGCTCGAGATATACGAGAGCTTCGAGACTTACTTGATGCTTGGCGTGATGCCAGACGCACCGCATGGCAAACGGTAATCAAAGTCGCCACTACAGGCATTCTTGCGGCTTTCATTCTGGGGGTCGCTATCAAATTGAAGCAGCCTTGA
- a CDS encoding DUF1156 domain-containing protein, with protein sequence MSNIKIPKKLIEVALPLDDINAACAHEKQPGIGAHPRGLHLWWARRPLPAARAVIFAQMVNDPSETVSGDKRLRETQLKMQNERERLFDIIRELVKWENTNNEEVLNKAREAIKESWRFTCELNKKHPQANELFNPEKLPAFHDPFAGGGAIPLEGQRLGLESFASDLNPVAVMINKAMIEIPPKFSGQAPIGPTNPEDKQSDLINDWSGARGLAEDVRRYGHWVNQEATKRIGHLYPKIKITADMVNERPDLKAYEGKELTVLTWLWARTVKSPNPAFSSVDVPLVSTFVLSSKKGKEAYVEPRIDGTNYEFKVIKGKPTSEAKQGTKVGRGGNFRCLISDTPIPVKDIRAQGQKGTFKQRLMAIVAEGKQGRVYLSPTQEMEEIANSATPDWKPNTEINHNPRDIRTQLYGLNVYGDLFTSRQLFALTTFSDLVQVAREKAIEDAIASGMENDDLGIDQGGTGAKAYGDAIAVYLAFAVDRLADYNSSIATWKASGEQVMQTYKRQALPMTWDFPESNILGEKSICWLKAIKYTSDNLNACTKLNSLIAGSVAQADAATQSISTGKVISTDPPYYDNIGYADLSDYFYVWMRRSLKSIYPNLFSTMAVPKSEELVATPYRHGSKESAESFFLDGMTRAIHSMAEKGNPAFPVTIYYAFKQSETKEGSTSSTGWETFLESIISAGFSIDGTWPMRTELANRMIASGTNALASSVVLVCKKRGEQAESISRRQFQRELREEMPEALEAMIGGSTGASPIAPVDLAQAAIGPGMAIFSKYEAVLNQDGSKMSVHDALILINRAITDYLNPDSGNFDNDTLFCDDWFSQYGWGQGQFGEADTLARAKGTSVDGVRDAGVIESGGGKVRLLKWSEYPTDWDPKTDTRTPIWEACHQMIRVLNQQGEAEAGSLLARMPERGEHIRQLAYHLYTLCERKKWAEEARAYNELIGSWHAIVAASHEVGHRGTQSELGLDF encoded by the coding sequence ATGAGTAACATTAAAATTCCAAAGAAATTGATTGAAGTGGCATTGCCTCTCGACGACATCAATGCTGCTTGTGCTCATGAAAAGCAACCAGGGATTGGCGCACACCCGAGAGGCCTTCACTTGTGGTGGGCAAGACGCCCTTTACCTGCTGCTAGAGCTGTTATTTTTGCGCAAATGGTAAATGATCCTTCTGAAACTGTTTCTGGCGATAAACGCCTTCGTGAAACTCAACTAAAAATGCAAAATGAACGAGAAAGACTGTTTGATATTATTCGTGAATTGGTGAAGTGGGAAAACACCAATAATGAAGAGGTATTGAATAAAGCGCGTGAAGCTATTAAAGAAAGCTGGCGCTTTACCTGTGAGCTAAACAAAAAGCATCCGCAAGCTAATGAGCTTTTTAATCCGGAAAAACTACCTGCTTTCCATGACCCCTTTGCTGGTGGAGGTGCAATACCGCTTGAAGGACAGCGTTTAGGTTTAGAAAGTTTCGCTAGTGACTTAAATCCTGTTGCGGTCATGATCAATAAGGCGATGATTGAAATACCTCCAAAGTTTTCAGGTCAAGCACCGATTGGCCCAACGAACCCAGAAGACAAACAATCAGACCTAATAAATGATTGGTCAGGAGCCAGAGGACTAGCGGAGGACGTGCGCAGATATGGCCATTGGGTAAATCAAGAAGCGACCAAACGAATAGGTCACCTCTATCCAAAAATAAAAATAACAGCCGATATGGTGAATGAACGCCCTGACCTAAAAGCATACGAAGGGAAAGAGTTAACTGTTTTAACATGGTTATGGGCAAGGACAGTTAAGAGTCCAAATCCTGCTTTTAGCAGTGTAGATGTACCTTTAGTTTCGACATTTGTACTTTCAAGCAAAAAAGGTAAAGAAGCTTATGTAGAACCACGCATCGATGGTACAAATTATGAGTTTAAAGTTATTAAAGGGAAACCAACCTCTGAAGCAAAACAAGGAACAAAAGTAGGTCGAGGCGGAAACTTTCGATGCCTAATTTCTGATACTCCAATTCCAGTTAAAGACATAAGGGCGCAAGGACAAAAGGGTACCTTTAAGCAACGACTAATGGCCATCGTTGCTGAAGGCAAGCAAGGTCGAGTCTATCTATCTCCAACCCAAGAGATGGAAGAAATCGCTAACTCAGCCACTCCAGATTGGAAGCCAAACACGGAAATTAATCATAATCCGCGAGATATACGAACACAGCTATATGGGCTGAATGTCTATGGCGACCTATTTACCTCGAGACAACTTTTCGCACTCACGACATTTTCAGATTTAGTGCAAGTTGCTCGCGAAAAGGCAATTGAAGATGCCATAGCTAGTGGTATGGAAAATGATGACCTAGGCATCGATCAAGGTGGAACAGGGGCAAAAGCCTACGGAGATGCGATTGCGGTCTATTTAGCGTTTGCCGTTGATCGTTTGGCTGACTACAACAGTAGTATCGCGACTTGGAAAGCTTCGGGCGAGCAAGTTATGCAGACGTATAAAAGACAAGCCCTACCAATGACTTGGGATTTTCCAGAATCAAATATCCTTGGCGAGAAATCTATCTGCTGGCTAAAGGCAATTAAATACACTTCTGACAACCTGAATGCGTGTACCAAACTTAATTCTTTGATTGCGGGTTCTGTAGCACAAGCAGATGCTGCTACTCAGTCAATATCTACTGGAAAAGTTATTTCAACAGACCCGCCATACTACGACAACATAGGTTATGCGGATCTATCAGATTATTTTTATGTTTGGATGCGCCGATCTCTAAAATCAATATATCCAAACCTGTTTTCAACCATGGCTGTGCCTAAGAGCGAAGAGTTAGTAGCAACACCTTACCGCCACGGAAGTAAAGAAAGTGCAGAATCTTTCTTTTTGGATGGAATGACTCGAGCCATTCATAGCATGGCAGAAAAAGGAAATCCTGCTTTTCCTGTAACCATTTACTATGCATTCAAACAATCAGAAACCAAGGAAGGCAGCACATCCAGTACTGGTTGGGAAACATTCCTCGAGTCGATTATCAGTGCAGGTTTTTCAATTGATGGAACGTGGCCAATGAGAACAGAATTAGCCAATAGGATGATTGCATCAGGCACAAACGCTCTAGCATCCTCTGTCGTTTTGGTGTGTAAAAAACGAGGTGAACAAGCAGAGTCTATTTCACGCCGACAATTCCAACGTGAACTCCGTGAAGAAATGCCCGAAGCCCTTGAAGCGATGATCGGCGGCAGTACTGGTGCATCACCTATCGCCCCAGTAGATTTAGCACAAGCCGCTATCGGCCCTGGCATGGCCATTTTCTCGAAGTATGAGGCGGTTCTGAATCAAGACGGTAGCAAAATGAGTGTGCACGATGCGCTTATTTTAATTAACCGCGCCATCACCGATTACCTCAACCCAGACAGCGGTAACTTCGACAACGACACTTTATTCTGCGACGACTGGTTTAGCCAGTACGGTTGGGGTCAAGGACAGTTTGGAGAAGCTGACACTCTCGCTCGCGCTAAAGGCACATCGGTAGATGGTGTGCGTGATGCCGGAGTGATTGAATCCGGCGGCGGTAAAGTCCGCCTGTTGAAGTGGAGCGAGTACCCCACTGATTGGGACCCAAAAACTGATACCCGCACCCCGATATGGGAAGCCTGCCACCAGATGATCCGCGTACTGAACCAGCAAGGCGAAGCCGAAGCAGGCAGCCTGCTTGCTCGTATGCCTGAGCGAGGCGAGCACATTCGCCAGCTGGCCTACCACCTATACACACTATGCGAACGCAAAAAGTGGGCAGAAGAAGCCCGCGCCTATAACGAATTAATTGGTTCCTGGCATGCCATTGTCGCCGCTTCGCACGAAGTAGGCCATCGCGGTACCCAGTCTGAACTTGGCTTAGATTTTTAA
- a CDS encoding recombinase family protein — MSSDIIFEPSTSAVAQIPVEDDYDDPAYSGGNMDRPAMKRLLKDIQDDKIDVVVVYKIDRLTRSLTDFSKMIEVFERHNTSFVSVTQQFNTTNSMGRLMLNILLSFAQFEREVTGERIRDKITASKKKGLWMGGIPPLGYDVKDRCLVINPKEAKLVQQVFLRFTEIGSTTLLYKELRLEGATSKSWTTQDGRFRPGKPIDRGLIYKLLHNRTYLGELRHKDQWYEGKHDAIINQKLWDDVHSILSINGHKRGNYTRAKIPFLLKGMVFAEDGRALTTWSSTKKKSGRRYRYYISTRDTKEYSGASGLPRIPAAELESAVVEQIRGILKAPPITQQVASIANQQDHEIDEAQVTVALNKIDNVWEQLFPDEQSRIIKLLIEKIIVKPDNIDIRLWENGVERLALEITESAKQEVVA, encoded by the coding sequence ATGAGCTCAGATATCATATTCGAACCATCTACTTCGGCCGTTGCGCAGATACCTGTCGAGGATGACTACGACGATCCCGCATACTCCGGTGGAAATATGGATCGCCCGGCAATGAAACGTCTACTTAAGGACATTCAGGATGACAAAATCGATGTAGTTGTTGTTTACAAAATTGACCGACTGACACGAAGCCTAACCGACTTCTCCAAAATGATTGAGGTATTTGAACGCCATAACACATCATTCGTTTCAGTCACCCAGCAATTTAACACCACTAACTCAATGGGCAGGCTGATGCTGAATATTCTGCTGTCTTTCGCCCAATTTGAAAGAGAGGTCACCGGCGAAAGGATCCGCGATAAGATCACCGCCAGTAAGAAGAAAGGTTTATGGATGGGAGGAATTCCTCCTCTTGGTTACGATGTAAAGGACCGCTGCCTTGTGATAAACCCCAAGGAAGCTAAGTTGGTGCAACAAGTCTTCCTACGCTTTACTGAAATCGGCTCAACAACGCTGCTGTATAAGGAGCTGAGACTGGAAGGTGCCACCAGTAAATCCTGGACTACTCAGGATGGTCGGTTTCGGCCCGGAAAACCAATTGATAGAGGCCTTATCTACAAGCTACTTCATAACCGCACCTACCTCGGAGAGCTTAGGCACAAGGACCAGTGGTACGAAGGCAAGCACGACGCAATCATTAATCAAAAACTTTGGGATGACGTTCACTCAATACTATCGATCAATGGGCACAAACGCGGCAACTACACCCGCGCAAAGATCCCATTTCTTCTCAAGGGGATGGTCTTCGCAGAAGATGGTCGAGCGCTTACAACATGGAGCTCAACCAAAAAGAAAAGTGGCAGGCGATACCGCTATTACATTAGCACCCGCGATACCAAAGAATATTCTGGCGCCTCAGGCTTACCGAGAATACCCGCCGCTGAATTGGAGTCGGCCGTAGTCGAGCAAATCAGAGGTATTCTCAAAGCACCGCCCATTACTCAGCAGGTAGCATCGATTGCCAATCAGCAGGACCACGAAATTGATGAAGCTCAGGTCACTGTCGCACTCAATAAAATCGATAATGTCTGGGAGCAACTATTCCCCGACGAACAATCGCGGATTATTAAACTGTTGATCGAGAAGATCATTGTTAAACCCGACAATATTGATATCAGGCTTTGGGAAAATGGTGTTGAGCGCCTCGCGCTAGAGATTACAGAATCGGCTAAGCAGGAGGTTGTCGCATGA
- a CDS encoding LacI family transcriptional regulator, producing the protein MSKGSGFKIEMSQSGDPSVFEASNGKLSISVPISLKRRSGRQLITLPDGSSHEPRPWDTDPTPLQLTLARGHCWLAMLETGQVKSLREIAEKEGIDNSYVSRMVNLTTLAPDIVEAILDDQLPPTLTLFDLAVDPPRLWADQRTRLTV; encoded by the coding sequence ATGAGCAAGGGGAGCGGATTTAAAATTGAAATGAGCCAATCTGGCGATCCAAGCGTCTTCGAAGCCAGTAATGGCAAACTCAGCATATCGGTCCCCATCAGTCTAAAACGCAGAAGTGGACGACAACTGATTACTCTACCAGATGGTTCCTCCCATGAGCCCAGGCCATGGGATACTGATCCAACGCCACTGCAACTTACATTGGCCAGAGGTCATTGCTGGCTTGCTATGCTGGAAACCGGCCAAGTTAAATCACTTAGGGAAATTGCCGAGAAAGAAGGTATCGACAACAGCTACGTCAGCCGAATGGTTAACCTGACAACTCTTGCACCCGATATCGTAGAAGCCATTTTGGATGATCAATTGCCGCCAACCTTGACCTTGTTTGATTTGGCGGTAGATCCGCCTAGGCTTTGGGCAGATCAACGTACAAGACTCACAGTTTAA
- a CDS encoding S-4TM family putative pore-forming effector, translating into MNRINEFQSQDSNVKIAAAFRRAYKMAKIWKTWIWIPTILLSVLQLIVAINIQKIISFPTVNLAAYVTATTLLMIMASTIGKHTKINKYVGLGSSLQRLHDFNVLGIGIKPSPIETPQSQINRLSKKWLDKNSQDKSNLSEWWPARVSELGREKGIALCLLSTFRWETEIRKKYGVVLAMIFIATTALSLFLMYTLNYRIEDYIVRILVPISPFLGLLIDEWLCNRTSIDTASKCSDQCFQLWQSNGVDISSELDQLSYLWNGYRANSNPIFEWLYWTTQKVTNEDMIIDANALVDDALVQSQ; encoded by the coding sequence ATGAACAGGATTAATGAATTTCAGTCACAAGACTCGAATGTGAAGATCGCAGCAGCGTTCAGACGCGCCTACAAAATGGCTAAGATATGGAAGACATGGATATGGATCCCAACCATACTACTCTCTGTACTCCAGCTAATCGTCGCTATCAATATTCAAAAAATCATTTCTTTTCCAACTGTAAATCTTGCAGCTTACGTTACCGCCACCACTCTTTTGATGATAATGGCCAGCACTATTGGAAAACACACAAAAATCAATAAATACGTCGGTTTAGGTAGCAGTCTACAACGCCTCCACGATTTCAATGTTTTAGGGATAGGAATAAAACCAAGCCCAATTGAAACGCCGCAATCTCAAATAAATAGACTATCCAAAAAGTGGCTCGACAAAAACAGTCAAGACAAATCTAACCTATCTGAATGGTGGCCAGCTAGGGTTTCCGAGCTAGGAAGGGAAAAAGGCATAGCACTCTGCCTACTTTCAACATTTCGCTGGGAAACAGAGATTAGAAAAAAATATGGCGTTGTTTTAGCAATGATATTTATTGCCACTACAGCTCTGAGTTTATTTCTGATGTATACATTAAACTACAGAATTGAAGATTACATTGTTCGAATACTCGTGCCGATTTCACCTTTCCTAGGTTTATTGATCGATGAATGGTTGTGCAATCGAACCAGCATAGATACTGCTTCAAAGTGTTCTGACCAGTGCTTTCAGCTATGGCAGAGTAATGGCGTTGATATTAGTAGTGAATTAGACCAACTTAGCTACTTATGGAACGGCTACAGGGCTAACTCAAACCCTATATTCGAGTGGTTATACTGGACGACACAAAAAGTTACGAACGAAGATATGATAATCGATGCCAATGCTCTTGTAGATGATGCTTTAGTTCAGAGCCAATGA